The following are from one region of the Halorussus rarus genome:
- a CDS encoding DUF7344 domain-containing protein, translating into MATETTRTSREEVFDAVKNLRRRYVLYYLQRYGGPVELGELAEQIAAWENDATVSEVSPGQRKSVYSALHQTHLPKLEAAGVLRYDPDQSLVRSTEEAGKLDLQLASDPQTSVQWHQLYLGLAVVSLLVLASVWAEVYPIALLSGVEYALLIISVFGVTSLLHTYDLRRWRRRANDAAPDFILEVND; encoded by the coding sequence ATGGCTACTGAAACGACACGCACCTCGCGAGAGGAGGTCTTCGACGCCGTGAAGAACCTCCGCCGTCGTTACGTCCTCTACTACCTCCAGCGATACGGCGGGCCGGTCGAGCTCGGTGAGCTCGCCGAGCAGATCGCCGCGTGGGAGAACGACGCGACGGTGTCGGAGGTCTCTCCCGGCCAGCGGAAGTCGGTGTACAGCGCGCTCCACCAGACCCACCTCCCGAAGCTGGAGGCGGCAGGGGTCCTCCGGTACGACCCCGACCAGAGCCTGGTCAGGTCGACCGAGGAGGCCGGGAAGCTCGACCTGCAACTGGCCAGCGACCCCCAGACGTCGGTCCAGTGGCACCAGCTCTACCTCGGACTCGCGGTGGTGAGCCTGCTGGTCCTGGCGTCGGTCTGGGCCGAGGTCTACCCCATCGCGCTGCTCTCGGGGGTCGAGTACGCCCTGCTGATCATCTCGGTGTTCGGCGTGACCTCGCTGCTGCACACATACGACCTGCGGCGCTGGCGGCGCCGGGCGAACGACGCCGCGCCGGACTTCATCCTCGAAGTGAACGACTGA
- a CDS encoding glycosyltransferase family 4 protein, whose protein sequence is MRVAFVSETVAQHRETGATRRIRRTAEGLADRGHDAVVCCAQWWDGDHDTFEQDGVTYRAVTDEPPGAGRFAVSLPAALRAVDPDVIQATAEDPTHVLAAKAASLFLRAPLVVDWYESPGAGDADDPRWRLAAGLPDLVLTPSETVRTRVRELGAEGDAVRVVPNGIDMDAVRAARPREVADIVYSRRLDADANLESLLLALAELRDRDWSAVVIGDGPERDVYERQVRDLRIEERVSFAGDQPLENRLAAFKGAHVYAQTARREAFPTDLLRALACGCAGVVEYHVESSAHELVEQEDRAFRTTSEQELTDALITASEMESMELNENFAEYDEAAVLDKYLAAYDEAGERMSWLEPAAVAGAAVLVVALVGLLVVLL, encoded by the coding sequence ATGCGCGTCGCGTTCGTCTCGGAGACGGTGGCCCAACACCGCGAGACGGGGGCAACGCGACGAATCCGGCGCACCGCCGAGGGGCTCGCTGACCGGGGACACGACGCGGTCGTCTGCTGCGCGCAGTGGTGGGACGGCGACCACGACACGTTCGAGCAGGACGGCGTGACCTACCGGGCAGTCACCGACGAGCCGCCCGGCGCGGGTCGGTTCGCCGTCTCGCTCCCGGCCGCGCTCCGGGCGGTCGACCCGGACGTCATCCAGGCCACCGCCGAAGACCCGACCCACGTCCTCGCAGCGAAAGCCGCCAGCCTCTTCCTCCGCGCGCCGCTCGTCGTCGACTGGTACGAGTCGCCCGGCGCGGGCGACGCCGACGACCCGCGGTGGCGCCTCGCCGCCGGCCTCCCCGACCTGGTGTTGACGCCCTCGGAGACTGTCCGGACCCGCGTCCGGGAACTGGGCGCCGAGGGCGACGCGGTCCGGGTCGTCCCCAACGGTATCGACATGGACGCCGTCCGGGCGGCCCGCCCCCGCGAGGTCGCCGACATCGTCTACTCCCGGCGGCTCGACGCCGACGCAAACCTCGAGAGCCTGCTGCTCGCACTGGCCGAACTCCGGGACCGCGACTGGTCGGCGGTGGTCATCGGCGACGGCCCGGAGCGCGACGTCTACGAGCGCCAGGTCCGGGACCTCCGCATCGAGGAACGGGTCTCGTTCGCGGGCGACCAGCCGCTGGAGAACCGGCTCGCGGCGTTCAAGGGGGCACACGTCTACGCCCAAACCGCCCGCCGGGAGGCGTTCCCGACCGACCTGCTCCGGGCGCTGGCCTGCGGCTGCGCCGGCGTCGTCGAGTACCACGTCGAGTCGAGCGCTCACGAACTGGTCGAGCAGGAGGACCGGGCGTTCCGGACCACCAGCGAGCAGGAGCTCACCGACGCGCTGATCACGGCGAGCGAGATGGAGTCGATGGAACTCAACGAGAACTTCGCCGAGTACGACGAGGCCGCGGTGCTGGACAAGTACCTCGCGGCCTACGACGAGGCCGGCGAGCGGATGAGCTGGCTCGAACCCGCGGCCGTGGCGGGCGCCGCCGTGCTGGTCGTGGCGCTGGTCGGACTGCTTGTCGTGCTGCTCTAA
- the folP gene encoding dihydropteroate synthase, producing MDYHEAANFLFDLRRFRPKPGTESTASLLAHLGDPHEGVAYVQVAGSNGKGSTARMTERALREAGLDVGLYTSPHFDDVRERVRVDGRKIPKAAVAEYVASVEEYVTDRAADGEAPTFFEVMTGLALWHFGREDVDVAVLEVGIGGKYDATSVVDPVASAVTSVTLEHTGIIGETIEEIAHDKAHVAPADAPLVTATTGEAFEMVRAHAGDVVRVGEDHDADVRVEYGGLTNHTEAAVSLAGPDWTVETEIPLLGEYQARNAGVAVALARQVVAHGDLPGASVDEDDLARGLRKADWPGRFEVMGRDPVVVLDGAHNPGACEALADTLAEFDDATEEFHLVFGAMHDKDLRGMAAALPTPDRVVACRPNLDRAEDEAVVARAFEEAGAAEVLTRSSVEGALENALDAAGEDDLVLVAGSLFAVAEARSRWTRAEIPKRVRDIDDAREALEGADVTDPGVWRMRGKAVHRVLKTRVQVRQARYLKEEMLSLGGECALSGVNEQDEENVDVVLMGTLAQFKRLAAKLDDQPYGLSVFADELREALDIRTEPERRGYPWEDGTAVMGILNVTPDSFHDGGRYEAVEDAVARAEEMVAAGVDIVDVGGESTRPGADEIPVDEEIDRVVPVVERIADLDAMVSIDTRKAAVGRAALEAGADILNDVSGLEDPEMRFVAAEHDAPLVVMHSIDAPVVPDRDVRYDDVVEDVIDELEEQVLLAEKAGLDREQVIVDPGLGFGKSAAENFELLARTDEFHALECPVLVGHSHKSMFDLIDAGEDRTAATVAGTALAAERGADVVRVHDVEENVAAVRAVEAADHPERFGE from the coding sequence ATGGACTACCACGAGGCGGCGAACTTCCTGTTCGACCTGCGTCGGTTCCGTCCGAAGCCGGGCACGGAGTCGACCGCGTCGCTGCTCGCCCACCTCGGCGACCCCCACGAGGGGGTCGCGTACGTGCAGGTCGCCGGGTCGAACGGGAAGGGGTCGACCGCCCGGATGACCGAGCGCGCGCTCCGGGAGGCGGGCCTCGACGTCGGCCTCTACACCTCCCCGCACTTCGACGACGTGCGCGAGCGCGTCAGGGTCGACGGCCGGAAGATCCCGAAGGCGGCGGTCGCCGAGTACGTCGCGTCGGTCGAGGAGTACGTCACCGACCGGGCCGCCGACGGCGAGGCGCCGACCTTCTTCGAGGTGATGACCGGGCTGGCGCTCTGGCACTTCGGCCGCGAGGACGTCGACGTGGCCGTGCTGGAGGTCGGCATCGGCGGGAAGTACGACGCCACCAGCGTGGTCGACCCGGTGGCGAGCGCGGTCACCAGCGTCACGCTCGAGCACACCGGCATCATCGGCGAGACCATCGAGGAGATCGCCCACGACAAGGCCCACGTCGCGCCCGCCGACGCGCCGCTCGTCACCGCGACGACCGGCGAGGCGTTCGAGATGGTCCGGGCTCACGCCGGCGACGTCGTGCGAGTGGGGGAGGACCACGACGCGGACGTTCGAGTCGAGTACGGCGGCCTGACCAACCACACCGAGGCCGCGGTCTCGCTGGCCGGCCCCGACTGGACCGTCGAGACGGAGATCCCGCTGCTCGGCGAGTACCAGGCCCGGAACGCCGGCGTGGCGGTCGCGCTGGCCCGGCAGGTCGTCGCGCACGGCGACCTGCCGGGCGCGAGCGTGGACGAAGACGACCTGGCCCGCGGCCTCCGGAAGGCCGACTGGCCCGGCCGGTTCGAGGTGATGGGCCGGGACCCCGTGGTCGTGCTCGACGGGGCGCACAACCCCGGCGCGTGCGAGGCGCTGGCCGACACGCTCGCGGAGTTCGACGACGCGACCGAGGAGTTCCACCTGGTCTTCGGCGCGATGCACGACAAGGACCTCCGCGGGATGGCCGCGGCGCTGCCGACCCCCGACCGGGTGGTCGCCTGCCGGCCCAACCTCGACCGGGCCGAGGACGAGGCGGTCGTGGCCCGGGCGTTCGAGGAGGCCGGCGCCGCCGAGGTGCTGACCCGCAGCTCGGTTGAGGGCGCGCTGGAGAACGCGCTCGACGCCGCCGGCGAGGACGACCTCGTGCTGGTCGCGGGGTCGCTGTTCGCGGTCGCGGAGGCCCGGTCGCGGTGGACCCGCGCCGAGATCCCCAAGCGGGTCCGGGACATCGACGACGCCCGCGAGGCGCTGGAGGGGGCGGACGTGACCGACCCCGGCGTCTGGCGGATGCGGGGCAAGGCGGTCCACCGGGTGCTCAAGACACGGGTCCAGGTCCGGCAGGCCCGCTACCTCAAGGAGGAGATGCTGAGCCTGGGCGGGGAGTGCGCGCTCTCGGGGGTCAACGAGCAGGACGAGGAGAACGTCGACGTGGTGCTGATGGGCACCCTCGCGCAGTTCAAGCGGCTCGCGGCCAAGCTCGACGACCAGCCCTACGGCCTGTCGGTGTTCGCCGACGAGCTCAGGGAGGCGCTGGACATCCGGACCGAACCGGAGCGCCGGGGCTACCCCTGGGAGGACGGCACCGCCGTGATGGGCATCCTGAACGTCACGCCCGACTCGTTCCACGACGGCGGCCGGTACGAGGCGGTCGAGGACGCGGTCGCCCGGGCCGAGGAGATGGTCGCGGCCGGCGTCGATATCGTCGACGTGGGCGGCGAGAGCACCCGGCCCGGCGCCGACGAGATACCGGTCGACGAGGAGATCGACCGCGTGGTCCCGGTCGTCGAGCGCATCGCCGACCTCGACGCCATGGTCTCCATCGACACCCGCAAGGCGGCGGTCGGCCGGGCCGCCCTCGAAGCCGGCGCCGACATCCTCAACGACGTCTCCGGGCTGGAGGACCCCGAGATGCGCTTCGTCGCGGCCGAGCACGACGCGCCGCTCGTGGTGATGCACAGCATCGACGCGCCCGTGGTCCCCGACAGGGACGTCCGCTACGACGACGTGGTCGAGGACGTCATCGACGAACTCGAGGAGCAGGTGCTCCTCGCGGAGAAGGCCGGCCTCGACCGCGAGCAGGTGATCGTCGACCCCGGCCTCGGCTTCGGCAAGTCGGCCGCGGAGAACTTCGAGCTGCTGGCCCGGACCGACGAGTTCCACGCGCTGGAGTGTCCGGTGCTCGTCGGTCACTCCCACAAGTCGATGTTCGACCTGATCGACGCGGGCGAGGACAGGACCGCGGCCACGGTGGCCGGCACGGCGCTCGCGGCCGAGCGCGGCGCCGACGTCGTCCGGGTTCACGACGTCGAGGAGAACGTGGCGGCGGTCCGGGCCGTGGAGGCGGCCGACCACCCCGAGCGGTTCGGGGAGTAG